One part of the uncultured Bacteroides sp. genome encodes these proteins:
- a CDS encoding M23 family metallopeptidase, with amino-acid sequence MEVNHVRVKTPDVFAGNNSITLHLEDLQKEEYCFPLPGGKVISAYGARRGHSGTDIKTCANDTIRCTFDGIVRMAKKYGGYGNVIVVRHKNGLESLYSHNSKNFVKSGDGVKAGQAIALTGRTGSATTEHLHFEFRINGCHFNPSIIFDMNNHTLKKAPLVCYHKGNGISVKPIKENES; translated from the coding sequence ATGGAGGTCAATCATGTGAGAGTGAAGACCCCGGATGTCTTTGCCGGAAATAATAGCATAACGCTTCATCTGGAAGATTTGCAGAAAGAGGAGTATTGTTTTCCTTTACCTGGTGGAAAGGTTATATCTGCCTATGGTGCTCGCAGAGGTCACTCCGGTACTGATATAAAGACATGTGCCAATGACACTATTCGTTGCACGTTCGATGGTATAGTACGAATGGCAAAAAAATATGGTGGATATGGTAATGTTATTGTTGTTCGCCATAAAAACGGACTGGAAAGTCTTTACAGTCACAATTCAAAGAACTTTGTAAAATCGGGCGATGGAGTAAAAGCCGGACAGGCAATAGCTTTAACCGGACGCACCGGAAGTGCAACAACAGAACATTTACATTTTGAATTTCGTATAAATGGCTGTCATTTCAATCCCAGTATCATTTTCGATATGAACAATCATACACTGAAAAAGGCACCTCTAGTTTGTTATCACAAGGGTAATGGCATTTCAGTAAAACCGATTAAGGAAAACGAGTCTTAA
- a CDS encoding leucine-rich repeat domain-containing protein: MKTNVTAGNLSTQLETEININTLLTLTGEINADDIATIRSIANLSVLNLADVNIVEGGSFYNDDQEYITTRNNEIPEYMFAGMEIITSIILPNTATVIGKRAFSGCIELTSVTIPDNILNIGVYAFEGCNGLTSVEITSGAIGNYAFSGCEGITSLSLGDKVTAIGEDAFQGCTGLTDLVIPNSVTSIGNEAFKDCKELASVTISGSLTSIGDQVFRDCEKLSTVTIPNSVISIGENAFRNCSGLKSVVIPDSVTSIGDWAFFDCSGITDLKISDSVTFIGEAAFVGCKGLTSIVLPSKMTTISENSFNDCNGLTSIIIPKSVTTIRENVFFGCSGLTSVSIPDTTTYIGENAFNGCTGLTSLTLPSELESVGYQAFFGCTGVAEIHCKALHPAKVASGSFNGIDKENCKLYIPKGTATAYKDADGWNEFTNIIEK; encoded by the coding sequence ATGAAAACAAATGTTACAGCAGGCAATTTAAGTACTCAGCTCGAAACCGAGATAAATATCAATACGCTTTTAACTCTTACGGGAGAAATAAATGCGGATGATATTGCCACGATTCGTAGCATAGCCAATTTATCAGTACTTAATCTTGCAGACGTGAACATTGTAGAAGGAGGAAGCTTTTATAATGATGATCAGGAGTATATCACTACCCGAAACAATGAAATTCCGGAGTATATGTTTGCCGGAATGGAGATAATTACTTCTATAATACTTCCCAATACTGCTACCGTTATTGGGAAAAGAGCTTTTTCGGGTTGTATAGAACTTACTTCTGTTACTATTCCTGATAATATTTTAAATATTGGAGTTTATGCTTTTGAAGGGTGTAACGGGTTGACTTCTGTAGAAATTACCAGCGGCGCCATTGGTAATTATGCATTTTCCGGTTGTGAAGGGATAACTTCATTAAGTTTGGGCGATAAAGTTACAGCCATCGGCGAAGATGCATTCCAGGGTTGTACAGGATTAACGGACCTTGTTATTCCAAACAGTGTGACTTCCATCGGCAATGAAGCTTTTAAAGATTGCAAAGAATTGGCTTCTGTCACAATTTCCGGAAGTTTAACTTCTATCGGCGATCAGGTTTTCAGAGATTGTGAGAAGTTATCCACTGTTACCATACCCAATAGTGTAATTTCAATTGGTGAGAACGCTTTCAGAAATTGTTCGGGATTGAAATCTGTGGTTATTCCGGATAGTGTGACTTCCATCGGAGACTGGGCGTTCTTTGACTGCTCGGGTATAACTGATCTTAAAATATCTGATAGTGTAACTTTTATTGGCGAAGCAGCATTCGTGGGTTGCAAAGGGCTGACTTCTATTGTTTTGCCAAGCAAGATGACTACCATTAGCGAGAATTCGTTCAATGATTGCAACGGATTAACCTCAATCATTATTCCTAAGAGTGTAACCACTATACGCGAAAACGTATTTTTTGGTTGTTCCGGATTAACTTCCGTATCAATTCCCGATACAACAACATATATTGGCGAGAACGCTTTCAACGGTTGCACAGGTTTAACTTCTCTTACCCTTCCGTCAGAGTTGGAGTCCGTTGGTTATCAGGCATTCTTCGGTTGTACTGGAGTAGCAGAGATACATTGCAAGGCGTTACATCCGGCAAAGGTTGCTTCGGGTTCATTCAATGGAATTGATAAAGAGAACTGTAAATTATATATTCCAAAAGGAACCGCAACAGCCTATAAGGATGCAGACGGATGGAATGAATTTACAAATATCATCGAAAAATAG
- a CDS encoding HD domain-containing protein — protein sequence MEPRELINFMSIAEKLKCNTRHSWTSTNRHESVAEHSWRLSLMAYFIQDEFPEADINKVILMCIFHDLGEAITGDIPAFNKTKKDEEIEDKEIAQLINTLPESYREKLSHLFKEMNELQTLEARIYKALDKMETLVQHNEADISTWLPLEYKLNLEYGEEAVSFSSYMKELRNEICNDSLKKME from the coding sequence ATGGAACCAAGAGAACTTATAAATTTTATGAGTATTGCAGAGAAGCTTAAATGCAATACGCGCCATTCGTGGACGTCCACCAATCGTCATGAAAGTGTGGCCGAACATAGCTGGAGATTATCATTAATGGCTTACTTTATACAAGATGAATTTCCGGAAGCGGATATTAATAAAGTGATTTTAATGTGTATTTTTCACGATCTTGGTGAAGCCATAACCGGAGATATACCTGCATTCAATAAAACCAAGAAGGATGAAGAGATAGAGGATAAGGAAATAGCCCAATTAATAAATACTTTGCCAGAGAGTTATCGGGAAAAGTTATCTCATCTATTCAAGGAAATGAATGAGTTGCAGACTCTTGAAGCTCGTATCTACAAAGCTTTGGATAAAATGGAAACACTGGTTCAGCACAACGAAGCAGATATTTCTACCTGGCTTCCGCTGGAATATAAGTTAAACCTGGAATATGGTGAAGAGGCCGTAAGTTTCTCATCTTACATGAAAGAATTGAGAAACGAAATATGCAATGACTCTTTAAAAAAGATGGAATAG